A genomic region of Denticeps clupeoides chromosome 9, fDenClu1.1, whole genome shotgun sequence contains the following coding sequences:
- the gcgb gene encoding glucagon b, whose protein sequence is MRTVCSLAGLLLFILIQGSWQVPTEDTEENSSLMTEDRLFNEPMKRHSEGTFSNDYSKYLETRRAQDFVQWLMNSKRSGSSPTRRHADGTYTSDVSSYLQDQAAKEFVSWLKTGRGRRE, encoded by the exons ATGAGGACAGTTTGCTCTCTGGCTGGACTCCTGCTCTTCATCCTCATCCAGGGCAGCTGGCAAGTCCCCacagaggacacagaggagaactCCAG CCTAATGACAGAAGACAGACTGTTCAACGAGCCGATGAAGAGACACTCAGAGGGAACCTTCTCCAACGACTACAGCAAATATCTGGAGACGAGGCGAGCGCAGGACTTTGTTCAGTGGCTCATGAATTCCAAGAGAAGTGG GAGCAGCCCCACGAGACGCCATGCCGATGGCACCTACACCAGCGACGTGAGCTCCTACCTGCAAGACCAGGCCGCAAAGGAGTTTGTGTCCTGGCTGAAGACAGGGCGTGGCAGGCGAGAGTAG